From Brachionichthys hirsutus isolate HB-005 chromosome 2, CSIRO-AGI_Bhir_v1, whole genome shotgun sequence, one genomic window encodes:
- the LOC137901607 gene encoding rabenosyn-5, translated as MASSYPSLFEGTGEVKEGFLCPLCLKDLQSFYQLQGHYEEEHSSDDRHVKGQLKNLVQKAKKAKDKLLKRDGDDRLDAGSYESFYYGGVDPYMWEPQELGTTRSHLDFFKKHRAARIDHYVIEVNKLIIRLEKLTSFDRTSSDAAKIRAIEKSVVSWVNDSDVPFCPDCGNKFSMRNRRHHCRVCGSIMCRRCMEFVPLPTAQKLISDTREALCVPGSPAKSQSPPAGSGVTGMGSRRGSISSLSSVTSMLEDKDDEKIRCCHHCTDTLLTRQQKLEEKDHVPDIVKLYERLRMCMEKVDERAPEYIKMAESLNAGETTYNLDTAGGLRLEVQKYYELIDALSKRILTLGVKDDPPPRPKSLQLQKMIRYTATLFVQEKLLGLMSLPTKEKYDELKEQRRREQEKRLQQERQAGQETLKRRQESEKNRPPAGTNGELPRVSRAPRITKAGGWLPSAGSANARRELEDPLLQQIENIQSFLRQAREAKRTDEVLMLEENLRQLQDEYDQQQTSLAITLSQKLAEEETYFVGALEREERERWGPAAESIHPSISWEKAIAASPAQGPQEKKDFEEEDSTPKADGSPSFGRTFPPLTSQEASPPRLRILGGGVTVLPGGEVPNSPSRNPFDEEPTSIEEDPSNPFSEDIKREHKGVTNGKKEYNPFDEEEDVGDDRRSENMPGNPFEEGDGGDEDAGNPFLEASGSSPGVSTNPFDGDEEEEEVLRHLDMIEEELLLQQIDNIRAYIFDAKFSGRLDEVELLSENLRELQHTLQEQKKKE; from the exons ATGGCCTCCAGCTATCCGTCCCTCTTTGAGGGCACAGGTGAAGTGAAGGAGGGCTTTCTTTGCCCACTGTGCCTAAAGGATCTTCAGTCATTCTACCAACTACAAGGTCACTATGAAGAGGAGCACTCCAGTGACGACCGCCATGTTAAAGGACAGCTCAAAA ATTTGGTTCAGAAGGCGAAGAAAGCAAAGGACAAGCTTTTGAAAAGAGACGGAGATGACAGACTAGACGCAGGGAGTTATGAGTCCTTCTACTATGGGGGAGTGGACCCCTACATGTGGGAGCCTCAGGAACTGG GAACAACCAGAAGTCACCTGGACTTCTTTAAGAAACACAGGGCAGCCAGGATAGATCATTATGTCATTGAGGTTAACAAGCTCATTATAAGACTGGAAAAG TTGACATCATTTGACAGGACGAGCTCAGATGCTGCTAAAATCAGAG ccattgAAAAGTCGGTGGTGTCCTGGGTGAACGACTCGGATGTTCCGTTCTGTCCCGACTGCGGGAACAAGTTCAGCATGCGGAACCGGCGGCACCACTGCCGTGTCTGCGGGTCCATTATGTGCAGGAGGTGCATGGAGTTCGTCCCGTTGCCTACAGCTC AGAAGCTGATCAGTGACACACGAGAGGCCCTGTGCGTACCCGGAAGCCCTGCTAAGTCCCAGTCCCCCCCAGCAGGAAGTGGTGTCACTGGGATGGGCTCTAGGAGAGGAAGCATAAGCAGTCTGAGCAGCGTAACGTCCATGTTGGAAGACAAGGACGACGAGAAGATTCGATGCTGTCATCACTGTACGGACACGCTGCTAACGAGGCAGCAGAAGTTGGAGGAGAAGGATCACGTTCCAGATATTGTGAAACTTTACGAG AGGCTGAGGATGTGCATGGAGAAGGTGGATGAAAGGGCTCCGGAATACATCAAAATGGCCGAGTCTCTAAA TGCTGGAGAAACCACATATAATCTTGACACCGCTGGTGGACTCAGATTGGAAGTGCAGAAATACTACGAGTTAATAGATGCACTGAG TAAGAGGATTTTAACACTTGGGGTAAAAGATGATCCTCCACCTCGTCCCAAGTCCCTCCAGCTTCAGAAAATGATCCGCTACACGGCCACACTATTTGTGCAG GAGAAGCTGTTAGGCCTCATGTCTTTACCCACTAAGGAGAAATATGACGAGCTGAAAGAACAGAGGAGACGGGAACAAGAGAAACGACTCCAACAGGAGAGACAG GCCGGCCAAGAGACCCTGAAGAGGAGGCAGGAGTCTGAGAAGAACCGCCCACCCGCCGGCACCAATGGCGAGCTGCCACGAGTCTCCAGAGCGCCACGCATAACCAAAGCCGGTGGGTGGCTGCCCTCTGCGGGCTCAGCCAATGCACGCAGAGAACTGGAGGaccccctcctgcagcagatcGAAAACATACAGTCATTCCTCCGTCAGGCACGGGAGGCCAAGAGGACGGACGAGGTCCTCATGTTGGAGGAGAACTTGCGTCAGCTGCAGGATGAATATGACCAGCAGCAGACCAGTTTGGCCATCACCCTCTCCCAGAAACTGGCTGAGGAGGAGACCTATTTTGTGGGAGCCCTcgaaagggaggagagggagcgtTGGGGCCCTGCTGCGGagtccatccatccttccatctccTGGGAGAAGGCTATTGCTGCGAGTCCAGCGCAGGGCCCgcaagaaaagaaagactttGAAGAAGAGGACTCGACACCCAAAGCTGATGGGAGTCCGTCTTTCGGAAGAACGTTCCCTCCCCTCACAAGCCAGGAGGCGTCACCTCCCAGGTTGAGGATCTTAGGGGGGGGTGTAACGGTCCTACCTGGTGGCGAAGTGCCAAACAGCCCGTCCCGCAACCCTTTTGATGAGGAGCCCACTTCCATTGAAGAGGATCCATCCAATCCCTTTTCTGAGGACATCAAAAGGGAGCACAAAGGGGTAACCAATGGAAAGAAAGAATACAACCCAttcgatgaagaggaggacgtcGGAGATGACAGACGGTCCGAAAACATGCCTGGCAATCCCTTTGAGgagggtgatggtggtgatgaagatgCAGGCAACCCTTTCCTCGAGGCCTCTGGGAGTTCTCCAGGAGTCTCCACCAACCCTTTTgacggagacgaggaggaggaggaggttttgCGTCATCTGGACATGATAGAAGAggaactgctgctgcagcagattgACAATATCAGGGCCTACATTTTTGATGCCAAGTTCAGTGGCCGTCTTGATGAGGTGGAGCTCCTGTCGGAGAACCTCAGAGAGCTTCAGCACACCCTCcaggaacagaagaagaaggaatga
- the mrps25 gene encoding small ribosomal subunit protein mS25, producing MPMKGSFPIRRTLDYLQKGEIIFKKKVKIMTVNYNTHGELSEGARKFVFFNIPQIQYKNPWVQIMMFKNLTPSPFLKFYLGDGEQVLVDVEGKDQKQISQHVNKILGKSEATLQAEARAKLQAANPANFGLKKHGLRLCMCEVEGQVPCPGTVPLPKEMTGKYRSQLAAAQAEDS from the exons ATGCCTATGAAAGGAAGCTTTCCGATCAGGAGGACTCTGGATTACCTCCAGAAGGGCGaaatcatctttaaaaaaaaagtgaagatcATGACAGTCAATTATAACACGCACGGAGAGCTGAGCGAAGGAGCAAG gaAGTTTGTGTTCTTCAACATTCCTCAGATTCAGTACAAGAACCCATGGGTCCAAATTATGATGTTCAAAAATCTCACACCGTCACCATTCTTGAAGTTTTATCTGG GCGATGGGGAGCAAGTTCTGGTGGACGTGGAAGGAAAGGACCAGAAACAAATATCACAACATGTCAATAAGATTTTGGGCAAATCAGA AGCCACTTTACAAGCAGAAGCTCGAGCCAAGCTGCAGGCCGCCAATCCTGCCAACTTCGGGCTGAAGAAGCACGGTCTGcggctgtgcatgtgtgaagtggagggccaggtACCGTGTCCCGGCACCGTCCCGCTGCCCAAGGAGATGACGGGCAAATATCGTTCCCAGTTGGCAGCTGCACAGGCTGAGGACAGCTAA
- the nr2c2 gene encoding nuclear receptor subfamily 2 group C member 2, which yields MTTNLNLLSQQKVDSDHEAEVPSSPSDSMMSESPQRFQVISTEPATTPQRIQIVTDHQTGQKIQIVTAMKPSGAPKQQFFLTTADGAGAGKVILASPESRSTKQLIFTAADALMPGRIRIVTDPLSMEQLLGQSGDLSRPQPVEYCLVCGDKASGRHYGAVSCEGCKGFFKRSVRKNLTYSCRSKQDCVINKHHRNRCQFCRLKKCLKMGMKTESVQSERKPIDVVPREKHANCAASTQKIYIRKDLNSPLIATPTFISDAETNGSRSSLLDQGMLVNIQQPVIQSDGTLLLAADTKMESGQGDLGTLANVVTSLANLNGSLRENLNNGDASNSHQEEQSASDITRAFDTLAKVFNPPEAGIGQRLTNKSFHCVGGTTIHLIGQDQETPIIEVEGPLLTDSHVGFKLTMPSPMPEYLNVHYICESASRLLFLSMHWARSIPAFSALGQETNTSLVRSCWNELFTLGLAQCAHVMNLSTILTAIINHLQSTIQDDKLSGERVKQVMEHVWKFQEFCNSMTRLETDSYEYAYLKAIVLFSPDHPGVDGGLQIENFQEKALMELQDYVQKTYPEDTYRLTRILTRLPALRLMNSGITEELFFTGLIGNVSIDSIIPYILKMETAEYNSQDSDLTE from the exons atgacaacCAACCTCAATCTGCTCTCTCAGCAGAAAGTGGACTCCGACCACGAGGCAGAG GTGCCATCCTCTCCTTCAGACTCCATGATGAGTGAGTCTCCACAGCGCTTTCAGGTCATCTCCACTGAGCCTGCCACAACACCACAGCGAAtacag ATTGTAACCGACCACCAGACGGGTCAGAAGATTCAGATAGTCACAGCAATGAAGCCGTCTGGCGCTCCCAAACAGCAGTTCTTTCTGACTACAGCAGATGGCGCCGGAGCGGGCAAGGTGATCCTGGCCTCGCCTGAGAGCCGCAGCACTAAGCAGCTCATCTTCACTGCTGCTGATGCCTTGATGCCAGGAAGGATACGG ATTGTCACAGATCCGCTGTCTATGGAACAGCTGCTGGGACAGTCGGGGGACTTGAGCCGACCGCAGCCAGTTGAATACTGTTTGGTGTGTGGGGACAAGGCCTCAG ggcGTCACTACGGAGCAGTCAGTTGTGAAGGATGTAAAGGCTTCTTCAAGCGGAGCGTAAGGAAGAACCTTACCTACAGCTGTCGCAGTAAACAAGACTGTGTCATCAACAAACACCACCGCAATCGCTGCCAGTTCTGTCGATTGAAGAAATGCCTTAAGATGGGGATGAAGACAGAAT CTGTCCAGAGTGAGAGGAAGCCCATCGATGTAGTGCCCAGAGAGAAGCATGCAAACTGTGCCGCCTCCACCCAGAAGATCTACATTCGCAAGGACCTAAACAGTCCGCTCATCGCCACGCCGACCTTTATCTCTGACGCAGAGACTAACGGCTCCAG ATCCAGCCTGCTGGACCAAGGGATGCTGGTTAATATCCAGCAGCCAGTCATCCAGAGTGATGGAACCTTGCTGCTGGCCGCTGACACAAAG ATGGAGTCTGGCCAGGGGGACTTGGGGACCCTCGCCaatgtagtgacatcactggcCAATCTTAATGGCTCACTAAGAGAAAATCTAAACAATGGTGATGCGTCAAACAGCCATCAGGAGGAGCAGTCTGCCAGCGACATAACACG TGCCTTTGACACCCTGGCCAAAGTTTTCAACCCGCCTGAAGCAGGGATCGGACAGAGACTGACCAATAAGTCCTTTCACTGCGTCGGTGGAACCACCATCCATCTAATTGGCCAAGACCAGGAGACCCCAATCATTGAGGTGGAGGGGCCACTGCTCACAGACAGCCATGTTGGCTTTAAG CTGACTATGCCCAGCCCCATGCCCGAGTATCTGAACGTGCACTACATCTGTGAGTCAGCGTCCAGACTGCTCTTTCTGTCCATGCACTGGGCTCGCTCCATCCCCGCCTTCTCCGCTCTTGG TCAGGAGACAAACACCAGTTTGGTTCGATCCTGCTGGAACGAACTGTTCACTCTGGGTCTCGCTCAGTGCGCTCATGTGATGAACCTGTCAACCATCCTCACCGCCATCATCAACCACCTTCAAAGCACCATCCAGGATg ACAAGCTTTCCGGGGAGAGGGTGAAGCAGGTGATGGAGCATGTTTGGAAGTTCCAGGAGTTTTGCAACAGCATGACGAGGTTGGAGACTGATAGCTACGAATACGCCTACCTAAAAGCTATAGTGCTGTTCAGCCCTG ATCACCCAGGTGTGGACGGCGGCCTACAGATCGAGAACTTCCAGGAGAAAGCCTTGATGGAGCTGCAGGACTATGTGCAGAAAACATACCCAGAGGACACGTACAG GCTGACGCGGATCCTGACTCGCCTCCCAGCCCTGCGTCTCATGAACTCCGGCATCACCGAGGAGCTTTTCTTCACTGGCTTGATAGGTAACGTCTCTATTGACAGCATCATTCCCTACATCCTCAAAATGGAGACGGCTGAGTATAACAGCCAGGACTCTGACCTTACAGAGTGA
- the b3galt4 gene encoding beta-1,3-galactosyltransferase 5, with protein MVGRGLWVCKTRCGKRGNKHGVMPVLCAAVATAALLALLFVDFIESWVTSTRMNAAVEPQLGGGVLPAQSVPPTRPEEFLLMPSPLVCQRAKPYLITMVISAPANQKARQSIRDTWGGVVEAKGLRVMTLFMVGVASDPGLSKLLIEEARERGDLIQGRFRDTYSNLTLKTRSMLGWARRFCPQAHFMAKVDDDVLFNPGALLHFLNKSRNPYEQGDLYLGRVHLNVAPDRDPDSKHYHPPRAYPASVYPDYCSGTAYVLSRSALLKISLAASALPLSTPLPPEDAFVGLCARAAGVLPSHCPYFSGGPGVPYGRCCYQAMVAVHHISPREMLHYWAESHSSQPCSWLSLRASLGVCKVRAMLDSALGLEQGL; from the coding sequence ATGGTGGGACGGGGACTATGGGTATGTAAGACCCGATGTGGAAAGCGAGGGAACAAGCATGGCGTGATGCCGGTTCTTTGCGCGGCGGTGGCGACCGCAGCGCTGCTGGCGCTGCTCTTCGTGGACTTCATTGAGTCGTGGGTCACGTCCACGCGCATGAACGCGGCGGTGGAGCCGCAGCTTGGCGGCGGCGTCCTCCCCGCGCAGAGCGTCCCTCCGACCAGACCCGAGGAATTCCTGCTCATGCCCAGCCCGCTCGTGTGCCAACGTGCCAAGCCTTACctcatcaccatggtgatctcaGCTCCTGCCAATCAGAAGGCGAGGCAATCCATCAGGGACACCTGGGGAGGGGTGGTTGAGGCGAAGGGCTTGCGGGTCATGACCCTCTTCATGGTCGGTGTGGCGTCCGACCCTGGGCTGTCCAAGCTGCTGATAGAAGAGGCCCGAGAGCGTGGCGACCTGATTCAGGGACGGTTCCGGGACACCTACTCCAACCTTACCCTGAAAACCCGCTCCATGCTGGGCTGGGCCAGGCGCTTCTGCCCCCAGGCTCACTTCATGGCCAAAGTGGACGATGATGTCCTGTTCAATCCCGGCGCCCTCCTGCACTTCCTGAACAAGAGCCGCAACCCCTACGAACAAGGAGACTTGTACCTCGGCAGGGTGCACCTGAATGTGGCCCCGGACCGCGACCCGGACAGCAAGCACTACCACCCCCCAAGGGCCTACCCTGCTTCTGTCTATCCAGACTATTGTAGCGGTACAGCCTATGTGCTGTCTCGCTCTGCATTGCTCAAAATCTCCCTGGCAGCTTCTGCGTTACCTTTATCCACGCCTCTGCCCCCCGAGGACGCgtttgtgggtctgtgtgcCCGGGCAGCTGGAGTGCTGCCCTCGCATTGCCCTTATTTCTCCGGCGGCCCAGGAGTGCCGTACGGGCGATGCTGCTATCAGGCGATGGTGGCTGTGCATCACATCTCACCCAGGGAGATGCTGCACTATTGGGCTGAGAGCCATTCGTCGCAGCCCTGCTCCTGGCTGAGTCTGCGTGCTTCTCTGGGGGTGTGCAAAGTCAGGGCGATGCTCGACTCGGCTCTGGGGCTGGAGCAGGGCTTGTGA